CCAGAGTAATCTCCTGGAAAATTATCAGGGGCGGCATCGTAAAGATATTCAGAACAGACGTTCAAGATCACATTGAAGAATGGGAAGTGTTCACTGTAGATAAATCTTTTGAAATGGCAGGAGTTCAGTTCAACGCAGGCGATCTTATTACATATCTCAGGCGGGAACGTGGGAACGATTTCAATGTTGCGACGGTATTTCGTCACCTTCAGCGCCTGCCATGATAACGCCGACGCTTTGACCAAGCAGGCGCTCTGTATAACAACGGTATTCAGCACAAATTTAATTTTCTATAGGCGTAATTTCATGAAAATACTTATCTCAAAATTTTCACGCTGGATAGCACTATTCGCGATCACTTCTGCTCTTGTTGCTTGCGCAATAGAGCCGAGGGTGGTTGATCATTCTTTTGCATTTGATGCGATTAGAGATAGTCCAGAGATTGAAGTTCTCGATTATCGCTACGGTGATTCGAAGCTGGAGGGGGCAAAAAATCCAGATTGGGTACGTGCGGAAGGGAGGTCTCTGCAGATGGCCAATACAAACGGCCCTATGCGTATTGGGGACTCGCTTTATGTAAAGTGGCGTCTCAAGAGTACGGGCGAGATCTACCAGGATACTGTCGATCTACGTCGTCGATTGCCATCGGATATGAAAGATCAGCGAATTTATTTCATTGTCAAGGGATCGCAATTATATGTTTATCTGATTTTAGAAAAAAATTTGGACCCCAATCCCTGCATGTTGAAAGGTGATCCCAGAGCATTGGCGAGAGCAACTCATAAGCCTGACGATATAGTTTTTGCGCTGTATTGCTTTGAAAAAATAACTCCTATTTATCCTGATCAATCTAAAAATTAATTATTTTTCTCAAGAGGGAACCATAACATGACGACCGTTGCAGGCACACTCACTAGTACCCAAACTCAACAAGCTCAACAACAGGCGAACACCATTGCCGGATCTGCGTCAAAAATCGTATCGGGTAATCAGTTCGTCTTCTTTGCTGCATTCGACGGGACAAATAATGATAAAAATAATGTGCCGAGCGGAGCGCAAAGCACCAATGTGGCGCAACTAAGTGACCAGGCGACTTCAGCAGCACTAACCAATCCTAACCTTAAGGTCGGTTACTACGCGGGTCCAGGCACGGCAGGCTCACTTACTGGTTCGTCGGCTGTATCGACCCAAGTGACACAGGAGGCCATCAATACCGCAAACAAGGCATACAAGGAATTCTCTGTTGCAGCTTCGGCATGGCTGGGTAACAACCCAGGAGGTTCCGTGACTACCGCCATGACTGCTTTCAGCCGCGGCGCTGATGCTGCTGCGGTGTTTTCTCAATTGCTGTACGAGCGTGGACTGACCGACCCTTCTACTGGTGCAATTTTGATCCCCCCGGGAAAAGTCGGTGTATCTGCAGGTGTCATTTATGATCCTGTTGAGACTGGCATGTCGGGCAATATGGTGTTTGCGCCTAACGCTCAGAATTTGGCGATCATTCGCGCCGACAATGAGTACCGATACTTGTTTAAAGCTGCCGACTATTCGGCACAACCGGGGGCAACAACATTCATTTTTACAGGAAATCATTGTGATATTGGTGGAACCTATGATAATGGTCTGGCCGGTTTGACGCTTCAGGCTGGTACGGGTTTTTTGCAAAATTCCGGACTCTCGATTTCTAACGTACCTGTCTCGCGTCAATTTAATACTAGCGTACCTCCAGATGTCCACACCGAGGCGATCGATCCCTCTAACAATCAAGTGTGGAGTACCTATGGCACCTATGGCGTATACACCGGTCAGCGCCTAACCAATCCGGTAGAAACCCTCCCGACCGTTTCCAGTACCGTAGACACGACGACGACGGCTTTCACTGATTACACGGGTAATGATATTTCCTATGCTCAGACCAAGAATGCGGCTGGCATACAAAACTCCATGACCATCAAGGATTATTTTAATGGTACGACGACGACTAAAATTGATCGCGATACAAACAGCGATGGCAAGTTAGACCAACTCGAGAACATCAAAGTTGACACGCCAGGCAATAAATCCGACGATCTCACAAATCTGAAAAGCGATGGCACTGCTCAGAACGAGCAGGTCACTAATACGAGCGCGACAGGCCAAGTTACAGCCACTATTTCTGGCACCGGCGCCGCTGCTTATCTGAACAACGCCATCATCAGCCTCGCGGCTGGTGCGCAAGCAACCATTAATGGCAATGGAGACGTTACCAGCGAGATAGCCAATAGCGGCGCTTTCCTTTCTGTCTTTGGACAAAATCAGACAGTCAATGGCAATACTGGTTCTAATTTGGTCAACTTGGGTGGTGCCAGCACCAGCGCGACGGTGAATGGCGGAGGTTCCGTTGGTATTTGTGGCACAAATCAAACTCTGACAGCGACCGGGTCGACCGTCAATTTTTCTGCAGGTGGTTTTGCCACTTCAGTCAAAGGAACTAACGACATCATTAACGAATGGGCCAATAGCGGCGCTTATATTGGTGTGTGGGGCCAAAATCAAACCATCTACGGCGTTAGCGGCAGTAGCCGAATCGATTTGAACAATGTAGGCACCAGCGCGACAGTCTATGGCAGCGGTAGCTCCGTTGGCATCTGTGCGAACAACCAAATTTTGACAGCAAATGGCGAGACAGTGAATTTTGCGGCGGGTGGTTTTGCTACTTCCGTCAAGGGCAGTAGCGACATCATCAACGAATGGGCCAATAGCGGCGCTTATATTGGTGTGTGGGGGCAAAATCAAACCATCTATGGTGTCAGCGGCAGCAGCCGGATCGATCTAAACGATGTGGGCACCAGTGCGACGGTCTACGGCAGCGGTAGCTCAGTGGGTATTTGTGCGACCAACCAAATTTTGACGACCACAGGAGAAACCGTTAATTTTTCTGCTGGAGGTTTTTCAACCTCAATCAAAGGGGCCAGCGATATCATTAACGAAGCGGCCAATAGCGGTGCCTATCTGGTAGTTCAAGGACAAAATCAGACCGTTAATGGTGACAGCGGCAGTAGCCATGTTGATCTGGCTGGCAACGGCACCACTGCGACGGTTAACGGCAGCGGCAGCTCTGTCGGTATTTTTGGAAACAACACCACGTTGACGACGAGCAATGAGACCGTCAACTTCGGCGTGGGTGGCCTAACAACCATCCTCTACGGCAACGGCGACACAACCAATTTTTGGGGTAACAGCGGTGCTTACCTTCAGGTCTCAGGACAAAATCACATCATTAATGGTGACACTGGTAGTAGCCACGTAGATTTGTTTGGCGCCGGCACTAGTGCAACGGTCAATGGCAGCGGCAGCTCTGTTGGGATTTTTGGAAACAGCACCACGCTGACAACAAGCAATGAGACCGTCAACTTCGGCGTGGGGGGACTGACAACTTACCTATACGGTAACGGCGACACGACCAATTTTTGGGGTAATAGCGGCGCTTATTTGGTATTGCAAGGGCAAAATCAGACCGTTAATGGCGACACCGGCAGTAGTCATGTCGATCTGACTGGTGTCGGCACCAGTGCTACGGTCAACGGCAGCGGTAGCTCGGTCGGTATCTTTGGAAATAACACGACCCTGACGACGAGCAATGAGACCGTCAACTTCGGCGTGGGTGGCCTAACAACTTCCCTCTATGGCAATGGCGATACCACCAATATTTGGGCCAATAGCGGTGCGTACCTGGCTGTCGGAGGACAAAATCAGATCATCAATGGCATTAGTGGCAGTAGCCGAGTCGATCTAAGCGGCGCGGGTACCAGTGCGTTAGTCAATGGCAGCGGTAGCTCCGTTGGTTTCTGCGCGACAAACCAAACATTAACGACCACGGGTAGTCAGACTATCAACTACGCGGCGAACAATTTCGTTACGTCGCTTAATGGTGCCTATGACACGGTTAATGGTGGGATAGGCGAACAGCTCTCGCTTAACGGTGGCCACAATACACTGAATTTCGGTACAAGTTCCTCGCTCGCCGTCAATGGAGATAATGAGACCATAGGGATGGGGACAGGCTCATCGCTGTTCGCCGACGGCGCAAGCGATACGATCAATGCATCAGGTAGCGCAATCGTTTTGGGAAAAGCTCTCCAAGGCAAGGTGGTCTACATTAACGGTAACAACAACATCATCAACGCTGTGGGGAGCAATGGAGTGAACTCGGAGTTCTTTGTGACCGGAACTGGCAACTATATAGAGACCAATGGCTCCACAGTGCATTGTCTGGGTGGGAATCAATCTAGCCAATATAGCAACACGGTAGTCGGCGCATTTAATACCACTAACGGGAAAACCACCGGTTCTGCTCCTAATCTCGGTGGTACTGTGCCTCTTCTTCCTGGGAGTGTTGATCCAACAGGGAGCGGTGTGACAACCTACTCTGTGCCTACTCCTGTCGTGACAGTAACGCCTATTGATCCGATTATTTTGAATTTGGATGGCCATAAAGTCCAAACCACTGACCTTGTCACATCGACTGCCTACTTCGATATGCAGAACAATGGCAAGAAGGTGCATACCGGTTGGGCTACTGCAGGTGAAGGTATGTTGGTCTACGATCCGACCAACACTGGCACGGTGACGAGCGACGCCAATCTGGTTGGTGGTTTTGGGGCGCTCTCGGCATTAGCGCATCAGACCGGTGGTGTACTTGATGCAAGTAATTCATTGTGGGATAAATTGAAGGTTTGGGTGGACCCGACTGGTAACGCCAATTTCCAGCAAGGCAAATTGGAGTCACTGAAGCAATTGGGCATTGCTTCCATCAATCTGGATTCGACCGCTGAAAAAATCAACAGCAATGGCAATACGATTCTTAACGATACTACGTTTTCCTGGAAAAACGGGAAGACAGGCGATATCGCCGGCGTGAGTCTAACCTTTGATCCGAGCACAGTTGCGAGCACCAATACAAAGACTGGCGATGCAGCTAGCAGTGCGCCGCAAGCCTTGTCTGGGTCGTTGAATCACCTGATTCAGACTATGTCAGCTTTCACGGATGGTAATACCGGTATTGATGCGAATGCCTCATTTGCTCATCTCCACCATGAGGTATTTCAAGTGGTTGCGCCACAATTTTCCCGGCACGTCTAAACAGCATCGTCAGCACGTCCCGGTGAGTAATTGCCGGAGATTGAATCACCTCGCTTGTTACAAGCGAGGTGATTTTTTGTATTTTTATATCACGTGATTTCGCATACCAAAGAATAATGAAAGCATGAACAGCAACTGGAACAATGTGTTGGCAGGTAAGGAAAAATTGAGCCGGCGCATCCTATGTGGCGTGACGGTGTGCACTTTAAGTTGTATCGGTGTCGGACAAAGCTATGGCTTTGATATGGGCCCAAAAGACCCACTGCGACAGTTCAATGATGTACCCGCAACGCCTGCCAATCAAATGTTCGATCCGTTGCGGGCTTCGGATGTGTGCGGGGACGATGCAAGGACGGAGTTGACGTTGCTTGACATCGTATCAAGTGCTTTGTGTCACAACCCAAAAACCAGGGAAGCGTGGACCAATGTCAAAGTACAAGCCGCGCAGGTAGGGATGAGCAAAGCAGCTTATTTGCCCACGTTATCCGGGACTGTGCAGGCGGCGAAAGATAAGATAACGAATCATGGCACAGCAGAAAATCCGTTCTATAACCAATCCAACAGTAGTTACCAAAACGCCGCCCTGACGTTGAATTGGGTACTGTATGACTTCGGTGCCAGATCGGCCAATGTGGATTACGCTAAAAGCATGCTGACGTCTGCTTTGGCAAATCAAGATAGCGCCTTGCAGACGGTGTTTGCCAATACCGTCAAAGACTACTACGCAGCCGTTGTGGCACAAAAGAATGTGCAAGCAACGCAAGATATTGAGGCCGACGCCAAGCGCGTCTTAGATGCCGCAGTAGTGCGTGTGCATCGCGGTGTTGCAGCTATTAGCGATCAGTTGCAAGCCCAGACAGCATATTCCCAGGCCACATTCAACCGCAACAAGGCGGAAGGTGATTGGTTATCTGCACTTGGCTTGCTGGCGATTGATATGGGGCGACGTCCAAATCGCACATTGCACCTGGTCGAATCGGATAACGTTGCATTGCCGGATACCACCTTTATGCGGTCCGTCGATGAATTGCTGCAAACTGCTCAGGAGAGGCACCCTTCACTAGTTGCCGCACGGGCCGATCTGGCGGCGGCACAGGCCAACGAAAAGGTGATTCGCGCGCAGGGACGGCCAACGATCAGTTTTGTCGGTAAATATAGCTATAACAATCAACCCCAGAGTTCCGGTGTGGGTCAACAGTATTTCGGCGAGACCAGCCGGGATCGGTCTATTGGGATACAGATTAATATTCCGTTTTTTGAAGGTTTTACCAGAACCTATCAAATTCGCGGTGCGCAGGCGCAAGTCGAAGGGAAAGAAGCCAGTTTGACCGATGCCGAATTACAGGTGGCGTCGAGCGTTTGGACGAATTATCAGGCATTGAAGGTGGGAACTGACAATCTGCGCACTAGCCAGGAAATTCTTGACAGCGCTAATCTGGCGTTCGAGGCTGCACAGGCGCGCTACGCAAGAGGAGTGACCGGCATCCTGGAATTAATCAACACCCAAACTGCGTTAGCCAATGCACAGCAGCAGCGGATCGCCGCATTAGCGGGATGGCAGAATGCACGAATCCAACTGGCAGCGAGTTTAGGTGACCTGGGTCTGCCGAGCTTGCGTTAGGCATCCGCTATCAATTACTTGCATCAACTATTTATAAAATATGAGACCAATTACATTGCAAGTTTTACTTACTGCTGCAGCATTTATTTGCTTGAGCATGTTGACTAGTGCACGCGCCGATGGACCAGCATCTGAAGCAGGGTTTCGACCTGAAACATCGATGAATGAGAAAGTGCTCAGTATTCCCGGTGACAGCACGAGGCCGGTGGAGTTGCAAGCAACCCTTTACACGCCAAATGGTCAGGGGCCATTTCCGCTCTTCGTGATGAATCACGGCGCCGATGGGAGTGTCAGGCCCGAATTGCAGACTCGCTTTCATCTGACTTTTTCCGCGTATTATTTTTTGTCACGAGGGTATGCAGTAGTTTTGCCGATGATGCGCGGTTATGCTGGTTCGGGTGGCCGCATGGAACACTACCGATGCGACTATGAAAACGTTGGTCGGAATAATGCTAGGGATATTCGTGCCGTAATTGACTACATGGCATCACAACCTAATATTGACGGCAATCGTGTCGTGGTCGCTGGTGAAAGTTTTGGAGGCTGGAACACGTTGGCATTGGGTACGCTTCATGATCCTCGCGTCAAAGGCTTGATTAATGTTGCGGGGGAATGGGTTCATCCGATTGCCCTAAAGTAGATGTCGCACTGGCACAAGCTGCAAGAGATTATGGCGCGGATACAACAGTGCCGTCCATCTGGTTTTACGGCGACAACGATAAGGTGTTTGCACCCGCAACCTGGCACGGCATGTATGACAGCTACACGGCCGCCGGAGGAAAAGCAGAGCTGGTGGCGTTTGGCAATTTTATGCAGGATGCGCATCGATTGTTGGCATTGCCAGAAGGGTTGGCGATCTGGACGGGTAAGGTCGATGCTTTTCTGGACGAATTGGGCTTGCCGAGCAAATCGATTTATCCAGAATACCTGCCGGCCGCGTATCCTCCGTCATCAAATTATGCTGCCATTGACGATGTTGACGCCGTGCCTTACTTGAATGAGCAAGGTAAAGAATTCTATCGACGGTTCCTGAAAAAGCCGGTGCCGCGTGCGTTCGTTGTCGACCCGGCTGGTTTTGCTTCGTCATTCTCGGATAGTTATGATCCGCTTGGGAAGGCCTTGCGTAGTTGTCAGCAGCAAGCGCAAAATTGCTGGGCCTATGCCGTTGACGACCATGTTGTCTGGACCCGACCAACACTTACGCCGGCCCCTACACATTTCGCCGCACTGCAAGATGTCGGCGCAGTGCCGTATCTGAACGAGGCAGGGCGGCGGGGTTACCAGCAGTTTCTGA
The sequence above is a segment of the Collimonas sp. PA-H2 genome. Coding sequences within it:
- a CDS encoding TolC family protein — its product is MNSNWNNVLAGKEKLSRRILCGVTVCTLSCIGVGQSYGFDMGPKDPLRQFNDVPATPANQMFDPLRASDVCGDDARTELTLLDIVSSALCHNPKTREAWTNVKVQAAQVGMSKAAYLPTLSGTVQAAKDKITNHGTAENPFYNQSNSSYQNAALTLNWVLYDFGARSANVDYAKSMLTSALANQDSALQTVFANTVKDYYAAVVAQKNVQATQDIEADAKRVLDAAVVRVHRGVAAISDQLQAQTAYSQATFNRNKAEGDWLSALGLLAIDMGRRPNRTLHLVESDNVALPDTTFMRSVDELLQTAQERHPSLVAARADLAAAQANEKVIRAQGRPTISFVGKYSYNNQPQSSGVGQQYFGETSRDRSIGIQINIPFFEGFTRTYQIRGAQAQVEGKEASLTDAELQVASSVWTNYQALKVGTDNLRTSQEILDSANLAFEAAQARYARGVTGILELINTQTALANAQQQRIAALAGWQNARIQLAASLGDLGLPSLR
- a CDS encoding S9 family peptidase, which codes for MQVLLTAAAFICLSMLTSARADGPASEAGFRPETSMNEKVLSIPGDSTRPVELQATLYTPNGQGPFPLFVMNHGADGSVRPELQTRFHLTFSAYYFLSRGYAVVLPMMRGYAGSGGRMEHYRCDYENVGRNNARDIRAVIDYMASQPNIDGNRVVVAGESFGGWNTLALGTLHDPRVKGLINVAGEWVHPIALK